In Lineus longissimus chromosome 9, tnLinLong1.2, whole genome shotgun sequence, one genomic interval encodes:
- the LOC135493745 gene encoding histone deacetylase 6-like encodes MNGLLEDECTTEQEMNGLLEDECTTEQEMNGLLEDECTTEQEMNGLLEDECTTEQEMKGLLEDECTTEQEMNGLLEDECTTEQEMKGLLEDECTTEQEMKGLLEDECTTELEMNGLLEDEYTTRR; translated from the coding sequence ATGAATGGGCTTCTTGAAGACGAATGTACGACAGAACAGGAGATGAATGGACTTCTTGAAGACGAATGTACAACAGAACAGGAGATGAATGGGCTTCTTGAAGACGAATGTACGACAGAACAGGAGATGAATGGACTTCTTGAAGACGAATGTACAACAGAACAGGAGATGAAAGGACTTCTTGAAGACGAATGTACAACAGAACAGGAGATGAATGGACTTCTTGAAGACGAGTGTACAACAGAACAGGAGATGAAAGGACTTCTTGAAGACGAATGTACAACAGAACAGGAGATGAAAGGACTTCTTGAAGACGAATGTACAACAGAACTTGAGATGAATGGACTTCTTGAAGACGAATATACAACTAGGAGATGA